A genomic segment from Leopardus geoffroyi isolate Oge1 chromosome A2, O.geoffroyi_Oge1_pat1.0, whole genome shotgun sequence encodes:
- the PRPS1L1 gene encoding ribose-phosphate pyrophosphokinase 3, with protein sequence MANIKIFGGSSHQDLSQKIADRLGLELGKVVTKKFSNQETCVEIGESVQGEDVYVVQSGCGEINDSLMELLIMIDACKIASASRVTAVIPCFPYARQDKKDKSRAPISAKLVANMLSVAGADHIITMDLHASQIQGFFDIPVDNLYAEPAVLKWIRENISEWRNCTVVSPDAGGAERATSIAHRLHVAFALIHKERKKANEVDRMVLVGDVKDRVAILVDDMADTCGTICRAADKLLSAGAARVYAILTHGIFSGPALARINSACFEAVVVTNTIPQEDKMKHCSKIQAIDISMILAEAIKRTHNGESVSYLFSHVPL encoded by the coding sequence ATGGCAAATATCAAAATCTTCGGAGGCAGCTCCCATCAGGACCTATCCCAGAAAATTGCCGACCGCCTGGGCCTGGAGCTAGGCAAGGTGGTGACCAAGAAATTCAGCAACCAGGAGACCTGCGTGGAAATTGGCGAGAGTGTGCAAGGAGAGGATGTCTACGTAGTGCAGAGTGGTTGTGGCGAAATCAATGACAGTCTAATGGAGCTTTTGATCATGATTGATGCCTGCAAGATTGCTTCAGCCAGCCGGGTTACTGCGGTCATCCCATGCTTCCCTTATGCCCGGCAGGATAAGAAGGATAAGAGCCGGGCCCCAATATCCGCCAAACTTGTTGCAAATATGCTGTCTGTAGCAGGTGCAGATCATATCATCACCATGGACTTACATGCTTCTCAAATTCAGGGGTTTTTTGATATCCCCGTAGACAATCTCTATGCGGAGCCAGCTGTCCTGAAATGGATAAGGGAGAATATCTCTGAGTGGAGGAACTGCACTGTTGTCTCACCAGACGCTGGTGGAGCTGAGAGAGCGACCTCAATTGCACACAGGTTGCATGTGGCCTTTGCCTTGATTCACAAAGAACGGAAGAAGGCCAATGAAGTGGACCGTATGGTGCTAGTGGGGGATGTGAAGGATCGTGTGGCCATCCTTGTGGATGACATGGCTGATACTTGTGGTACAATCTGTCGTGCAGCTGACAAACTTCTCTCCGCTGGAGCCGCCAGAGTTTACGCGATCTTGACTCACGGAATCTTTTCTGGCCCGGCCCTTGCTCGCATCAACAGTGCATGCTTTGAAGCGGTGGTTGTCACCAATACCATACCTCAGGAGGATAAGATGAAACATTGCTCCAAGATACAGGCGATCGACATCTCCATGATCCTTGCGGAAGCCATCAAGAGAACTCACAACGGAGAATCTGTTTCCTACCTATTCAGCCATGTCCCTTTGTAA